A DNA window from Pogona vitticeps strain Pit_001003342236 chromosome 2, PviZW2.1, whole genome shotgun sequence contains the following coding sequences:
- the TMEM175 gene encoding endosomal/lysosomal proton channel TMEM175 has translation MAECGSSGAPTTTTTPGRARALGELGGGTQASQRLLAYSDALLSIIATVMILPVAHTKIHPDQKFDESIQQLLATKIAVYLMTFLIVTVAWAAHVRLFQVIELIDDVLALLNLACMMIITFLPYTFSLMASFPDVPFGIFLFSSCAVVIGAIQAVIVMYGFHHPYLLNHEIQESENRAFYKHHILKIILKGPTLCFFAAIFSFFFIPLSYGFLGLVIFFPHLSHLTKWFKSKFLGQEEEVPLESFTFYLTEPLSKERIETFSDGVYAIVATLLILDICEDNVPDRTEVREKYRGHLINALSEYGPNLLAYFGSFVTIGLLWFVHHSLFLHVTKATRLMSLLNTLSLAFIGGLPLAYQLTSEFADKSSYNEIEAIQVSCVTIFFASIFQFAIWTAALFHQRETLHPFARYGGKEHAFMFAKLALYPSVSLTVFFLTCIVSELSTTIFHLTQIIVPFAFLLLRICVRIGLVALKFAVSLFRPERHVLEEEEETAYLSPGETLS, from the exons ATGGCGGAGTGCGGGAGCTCCGGCGccccgacgacgacgacgacgcccGGCCGGGCGCGGGCCTTGGGGGAGCTGGGGGGCGGCACGCAGGCCTCGCAGCGCTTGCTGGCCTACAGCGACGCCCTGCTTTCCATCATCGCCACGGTCATG ATCTTGCCTGTGGCCCACACAAAGATACATCCAGATCAG aaatttGATGAAAGCATTCAGCAGCTGCTCGCCACCAAAATTGCCGTTTACCTGATGACATTTTTAATAGTGACGGTTGCATGGGCAGCTCACGTCAG acTTTTTCAAGTGATTGAACTTATAGATGATGTACTTGCCCTTTTAAATCTG GCCTGCATGATGATCATCACCTTTTTGCCATATACG TTCTCCTTAATGGCCTCCTTTCCAGATGTACCCTTTGGCATTTTCCTGTTTAGCAGCTGTGCAGTTGTAATTGGTGCTATCCAG GCAGTCATAGTAATGTATGGCTTCCACCATCCCTATTTACTTAACCATGAAATACAGGAGTCTGAAAACCGGGCATTTTATAAACATCACATACTGAAGATTATTCTAAAAGGACCAACACTTTGCTTCTTTGCTGCCatcttctcatttttcttcattcctttG TCTTATGGCTTCCTTGggcttgttatttttttcccacaTCTCAGCCACCTCACAAAATGGTTTAAAAGCAAGTTTCTTG GTCAAGAAGAAGAGGTCCCTCTAGAGTCATTTACTTTTTATCTCACTGAACCCTTGAGTAAGGAGCGGATAGAAACATTCAGTGATGGAGTTTATGCGATTGTAGCAACACTGTTAATTCTGGATATATG TGAAGATAATGTTCCTGATCGTACAGAGGTTAGAGAGAAATACCGTGGTCATCTCATCAATGCTTTGAGTGAATATGGTCCCAATCTCCTTGCCTACTTTGGTTCTTTTGTTACTATTGGCCTTCTTTGGTTTGTTCACCATTCGCTTTTCCTTCACGTGACGAAAGCAACTCGACTGATGAGTCTCCTTAATACTCTTTCACTGGCATTTATTGGAGGTCTACCTCTCGCGTATCAGCTGACCAGTGAGTTTGCAGATAAGTCTTCTTACAATGAAATAGAAGCCATCCAGGTTAGCTGTGTCACCATCTTCTTTGCTAGCATCTTCCAGTTTGCCATATGGACGGCTGCCCTTTTCCACCAAAGGGAGACGCTCCATCCTTTTGCTAGGTACGGGGGCAAAGAACATGCCTTTATGTTTGCCAAGCTTGCTCTCTACCCGAGTGTAAGCCTTACGGTCTTCTTCCTAACATGTATTGTAAGCGAGCTGAGTACAACTATTTTCCACCTCACCCAGATCATTGTTCCATTTGCCTTCCTTCTGTTGCGCATCTGTGTCAGAATTGGTTTGGTGGCGCTGAAGTTTGCTGTGTCTCTGTTCAGACCAGAGCGCCATgtcttagaagaagaagaagaaacggcATATTTGTCGCCTGGTGAAACATTATCTTAG